In Sphingobacterium thalpophilum, a genomic segment contains:
- a CDS encoding OmpA family protein: MENQLLKGAKDFFDEEAVAQIGQVLNQDKEGVKQGLNVTIPALFLGLSQHSDSGSGISAILERAKQHFANFDFHELLGRVTKADEPAGDPAVKGENAQGLLGSIFGGGLDTVLSTVAGYLGYDGSSIGKLMNFSLPAIFSSLTNKGQNWDFDRIGHVLEENKTAFAAAVPAGLGLGAFGKLFDGAHFSAPEESATEHAIPADVAKEVDSHKSIPINPANELEAHKEPLSLPRAEESRAAIAGTGSGGGWWKILIALVVLAALWFLFGKGCSGSKQDGATDTSVNKTTVESDTMKTGSGMVEREQTEVILPNGVKLAAFKGGIEDHLVQFLKSDYKSMGEDSLKNTWFDFDNLNFKTGTAEVLPESQVQLSNLAAILKAFPAANIKIGGYTDKTGNEDFNKKLSLERATAVKDYLSKEQLSKQVIGAEGYGSQFAKYKADAPESDRIMDRHVSISVR; encoded by the coding sequence ATGGAAAATCAGCTTTTAAAAGGGGCGAAGGACTTTTTTGACGAAGAGGCCGTCGCTCAGATAGGGCAAGTTTTAAATCAGGATAAAGAAGGGGTAAAGCAGGGTTTGAATGTAACAATTCCCGCCTTGTTTTTAGGTTTAAGCCAACATTCCGATTCCGGCAGTGGGATTTCGGCGATACTTGAAAGGGCTAAGCAGCACTTTGCGAATTTTGATTTCCACGAGCTTCTCGGTCGTGTGACCAAAGCAGATGAGCCCGCAGGGGATCCTGCTGTGAAAGGCGAGAATGCTCAGGGTTTATTGGGATCAATATTTGGTGGCGGTCTGGATACTGTTTTGAGTACTGTTGCCGGTTATTTGGGGTATGACGGCAGTTCCATTGGGAAATTAATGAATTTTTCTTTGCCCGCGATATTCTCCAGTCTAACAAATAAGGGCCAAAATTGGGATTTTGATCGTATCGGTCATGTTTTGGAGGAAAATAAAACCGCTTTTGCTGCTGCTGTTCCAGCTGGGTTAGGCTTAGGCGCCTTTGGGAAGCTTTTTGATGGTGCGCATTTTTCTGCGCCGGAAGAATCCGCGACTGAACATGCAATTCCTGCTGATGTTGCTAAGGAGGTGGATAGTCATAAGTCAATACCCATTAATCCGGCAAATGAACTGGAAGCACATAAAGAGCCCTTGTCACTGCCAAGAGCGGAAGAGTCCAGGGCGGCAATCGCTGGAACCGGTTCCGGTGGCGGTTGGTGGAAGATTTTAATCGCCCTGGTCGTATTGGCTGCACTTTGGTTTTTATTTGGAAAAGGCTGTAGTGGAAGCAAGCAAGACGGTGCTACCGACACCAGTGTAAATAAGACAACGGTAGAGTCAGATACTATGAAAACGGGTTCCGGTATGGTCGAGCGCGAGCAAACGGAGGTCATCCTACCAAACGGTGTCAAACTTGCTGCTTTTAAAGGCGGGATAGAGGATCACTTGGTCCAATTTTTAAAATCCGATTATAAATCGATGGGTGAAGATTCCCTGAAAAATACCTGGTTTGATTTCGATAACCTGAATTTCAAAACAGGTACAGCCGAGGTACTTCCTGAAAGTCAGGTGCAACTAAGTAATCTTGCAGCGATATTAAAGGCTTTTCCCGCAGCTAATATTAAGATCGGTGGCTATACCGACAAAACGGGCAATGAGGATTTTAATAAAAAGTTATCGCTTGAGCGGGCAACGGCTGTAAAGGATTACCTGAGTAAAGAGCAGCTTTCCAAACAGGTGATCGGTGCAGAGGGGTACGGCTCACAGTTTGCTAAGTATAAGGCCGATGCGCCAGAATCTGATCGTATTATGGATCGGCATGTTTCGATAAGTGTTCGATAA